TATAGACTATGGAGAGGCTCTCCTCGCCCACAGATTTGGCCGAGATGCTAGAGATGTTATGAAGGATAGGTATAGAGGATCCTATGGGGTCTCTGTAGCAGCCCTCTATGTAGTGCTTCTCTACACATCTATATCATCAGCCCCTCTCGAATATCTACCTGTGATCCTAATGCTTGGAGAGGTTATAGAGGGGGTTTCAATGGTTATCACACTATGGCTTGGACATGAAGAGCCGTATAACGGGCTGGGAAGGATCTTTAAGGAGAGGATTAGGGCGGGAGGGGCTATAGCTTCCCTCATCATCGCATCTGCTATATATATAGCCACAATATATTTAATGGATATCCGGTGGAGTATCCACCCATTTATAACAGGTATATTATCTCCTATAGTTGTTACCATTATAGCCAATAGGATC
This DNA window, taken from Sulfolobales archaeon, encodes the following:
- the cobS gene encoding adenosylcobinamide-GDP ribazoletransferase; the encoded protein is MGFIGGFLALISFLTIYPVPSRYRSIYDAAQYFPLAPIVGLLRGVPISLLSYVLAKHYPEGFIAGIMVAFHMLVQGFLHVDGFIDYGEALLAHRFGRDARDVMKDRYRGSYGVSVAALYVVLLYTSISSAPLEYLPVILMLGEVIEGVSMVITLWLGHEEPYNGLGRIFKERIRAGGAIASLIIASAIYIATIYLMDIRWSIHPFITGILSPIVVTIIANRIPGYVSGDIIGFSGELCYLVFIASWVIL